The following proteins come from a genomic window of Malus domestica chromosome 02, GDT2T_hap1:
- the LOC139191368 gene encoding uncharacterized protein — MANLAKLDFAALDITGKNYLTWVLKIHLEARNLGDTIREENNSSSQDLAKAMIFIRCHLDEGLKSEYLMVEDPLAIWKALRNKYNHQTTVILPRARYEWTYLRIQDFKSVAKYNSALFRITSQMKLCGDTINEEDLLEKTFNTFLASNLLLQ, encoded by the coding sequence atggcgaacttggcgaagcttgattttgctgccctggacattactgggaagaattaccttacttGGGTACtcaagatccatctggaagcaaggaatcttggagataccatccGAGAAGAGAACAACTCATCTTCTCAAGATCTGGCGAAGGCTATGATCTTTATTCGTTGCCATCTTGATGAGGGACTAAAGAGCGAGTACTTAATggttgaagatccgttagccATTTGGAAGGCATTGAGAAACAaatacaatcaccagacaacaGTGATTCTTCCAAGGGCTCGCTATGAGTGGACTTacctaaggatccaggatttcaagtcAGTGGCAAAGTACAATTCTGCATTGTTCAGAATTACATCTCAGATGAAACTCTGTGGGGATACTATTAATGAGGAAGATttgctggaaaagactttcaaCACATTTCTTGCCTCTAATTTGCTCCTGCAATAA